A region from the Dysidea avara chromosome 15, odDysAvar1.4, whole genome shotgun sequence genome encodes:
- the LOC136245974 gene encoding uncharacterized protein: MQTIRDEVKSYLQERPIKRMDDPICWWKVNGSRFPHLENLARKYLAIPVTSTPSERVFSVAGIVVDKRRAALTPEMIDALVFLNKNSFILGLTSECNLKSKPDLILEVNMSDDEELVDDLEQIADVDETLVLGGSESDESE, from the coding sequence ATGCAAACAATAAGAGATGAAGTGAAGTCATACCTCCAAGAACGCCCCATTAAGCGAATGGATGATCCTATATGCTGGTGGAAAGTTAATGGCAGTCGATTTCCCCATCTTGAAAATTTAGCAAGGAAATATCTTGCTATTCCTGTCACATCAACACCCTCTGAGAGAGTGTTTTCTGTTGCTGGCATTGTGGTGGATAAAAGACGTGCTGCGCTCACTCCTGAAATGATTGATGCACTGGTGTTTTTGAATAAGAATAGTTTTATTCTGGGGTTAACCAGTGAATGTAACTTAAAGTCCAAGCCTGATCTGATACTAGAAGTTAACATGTCTGATGATGAAGAATTAGTAGATGACTTGGAGCAAATTGCAGATGTTGATGAGACACTAGTTCTAGGTGGATCAGAGTCTGATGAGTCGGAGTAA